The following coding sequences are from one Patescibacteria group bacterium window:
- a CDS encoding glycosyltransferase family 2 protein gives MKSDIIIPVWNQLELTKECIKNITKNTLYPYTLIVIDNGSDIETKKYLENLKKNKNLDLVLVGNENNLGFIKAVNQGIKRSTAPYVCLLNNDTQVAEGWLAEMVKVAEARDDIGIVNPNSNTLGWKPKKRQSLEVVAQELESYSGEYSRLPWASGFCMLIKRKVIQEVGLFDEIYGMGTFEDADFSKRAQRAGFLSVCAKAAYVYHRERRSFMKFKKFDRDFERNRQIFFSKWGRIERILYILTKHNPAYTEKINAEAVKLACQGNIIWIFLKGKDRQKINEHSNVYIYNLPRSFFSLVSIWRILKRKKKFDRIYADDEDYAKRLDNFKLFHKAEVVYAQ, from the coding sequence AGAATATTACCAAAAATACATTATATCCTTATACTTTGATTGTTATCGATAACGGAAGTGACATTGAGACTAAAAAGTATCTTGAGAATTTAAAGAAAAATAAGAATTTGGACTTAGTTTTGGTTGGAAATGAAAATAATCTGGGATTTATTAAGGCCGTTAATCAGGGAATAAAACGCTCTACGGCTCCTTATGTCTGCCTTCTAAATAATGATACTCAAGTTGCTGAAGGCTGGCTGGCGGAAATGGTCAAAGTAGCAGAGGCAAGAGACGATATAGGTATAGTTAATCCAAATAGCAATACATTAGGATGGAAGCCGAAGAAGAGACAATCGTTAGAAGTAGTTGCTCAAGAATTAGAATCTTATTCGGGAGAGTATTCCAGGCTGCCCTGGGCAAGCGGTTTCTGTATGCTTATTAAACGCAAAGTTATTCAAGAAGTTGGGCTTTTTGATGAAATATACGGTATGGGGACTTTTGAAGACGCCGATTTTAGTAAAAGGGCGCAGCGAGCAGGGTTTCTTTCTGTTTGCGCAAAGGCAGCTTACGTTTATCATCGCGAAAGACGTTCATTTATGAAATTTAAGAAATTTGACCGCGACTTTGAGCGCAACCGGCAAATCTTTTTCTCTAAATGGGGAAGGATAGAGCGCATCCTTTATATTTTAACTAAACATAATCCGGCATATACAGAGAAAATAAACGCAGAGGCCGTAAAATTGGCTTGCCAGGGAAATATTATCTGGATTTTTTTAAAAGGTAAAGATAGGCAAAAGATTAATGAACACTCTAATGTTTATATCTATAATTTACCAAGGTCTTTCTTTAGTTTAGTCAGTATTTGGCGAATCCTGAAACGCAAAAAGAAATTTGACAGGATATATGCGGATGATGAAGATTATGCAAAAAGGTTGGACAATTTTAAGCTCTTTCACAAAGCAGAGGTAGTCTATGCGCAATAA
- a CDS encoding glycosyltransferase family 2 protein, translating into MRNKIPLSVVVITRNEEVNIKECLESVNWADELIVVDDNSRDRTVEIAQNYTDRIFQKKMDIEGRHRNWAYGQARNSWVLSLDADERVTPKLKEEIAEVISNPGEFKGFSIPRRNYIGNYWVKHGGWYPSAQLKLFEKQDFRWEEVEVHPRAFLNGTCGKLNSDIIHYSYKNFDDFLNKMNRQTTLEAIKWVKDKRRMGLGRALWRTYDRFMRTFFRKKAYKDGFTGFMVSIFAGLYQLLSYAKYWELKRTGNV; encoded by the coding sequence ATGCGCAATAAAATTCCCCTATCTGTTGTGGTTATTACCAGGAATGAAGAAGTAAATATTAAAGAATGCCTGGAATCGGTTAACTGGGCGGATGAACTTATTGTAGTTGATGATAATAGCAGAGATAGGACAGTAGAGATTGCCCAGAACTATACGGATAGAATCTTTCAAAAAAAGATGGATATCGAAGGCAGGCATCGCAACTGGGCCTATGGCCAGGCGCGCAATAGCTGGGTATTAAGTTTAGATGCTGACGAGAGGGTAACACCGAAATTAAAAGAGGAAATAGCTGAGGTAATAAGTAATCCCGGTGAGTTCAAAGGTTTTTCTATTCCCCGCAGAAATTATATTGGAAATTATTGGGTTAAGCATGGCGGTTGGTACCCTAGCGCACAATTAAAGTTGTTTGAAAAGCAAGATTTCCGCTGGGAAGAAGTTGAGGTCCATCCCCGCGCATTCTTAAACGGCACTTGCGGAAAGCTGAATAGCGATATAATCCATTATTCTTATAAAAACTTTGATGATTTCCTGAATAAAATGAACAGACAAACTACCCTTGAGGCAATTAAATGGGTTAAAGATAAAAGACGGATGGGTTTGGGACGCGCCCTCTGGCGCACATACGACCGTTTTATGCGCACCTTCTTCCGTAAAAAGGCGTACAAAGATGGATTTACAGGTTTTATGGTCTCTATCTTTGCCGGTCTTTATCAACTCTTAAGTTATGCTAAATATTGGGAATTAAAAAGGACGGGCAATGTCTAA
- a CDS encoding glycosyltransferase family 2 protein: MSKETLSVVIITKNEEDKIAPCLESVKWANEIVVVDDLSEDCTVEICQKYGAGVISHKSEGNFDRQRNIGIDNAGGDWILQMDADEIVSEGLRQGIQKVLADNSDCAGYKFKRKNYFLGKPLLYGGWYHDFLRMFRKSAGKYVGASVHELVDVQGKIGYINADMEHYVSQSISQFAERQNYYTSVEAKRLLREHGLVNNKEIRYHLTIKPLKLFWKTYVKKQGFRDGVHGLIYCIFDSYIHFLKWAKYWELIRQK, translated from the coding sequence ATGTCTAAAGAGACGCTTTCCGTAGTTATTATTACTAAAAATGAAGAAGACAAGATTGCCCCTTGTTTAGAGAGCGTAAAATGGGCCAATGAGATTGTTGTCGTTGATGATTTAAGCGAAGACTGCACAGTAGAGATTTGCCAAAAATACGGCGCCGGAGTAATTTCTCACAAGTCCGAAGGGAACTTTGACCGCCAGCGCAATATCGGCATAGACAATGCCGGCGGTGATTGGATATTGCAGATGGATGCGGACGAAATAGTTAGTGAAGGATTAAGACAGGGCATTCAAAAGGTGCTCGCAGATAATTCAGATTGTGCCGGCTATAAGTTTAAGCGAAAGAATTATTTCTTAGGCAAACCTCTTTTGTATGGCGGGTGGTATCATGATTTTTTGAGAATGTTTAGAAAAAGCGCTGGTAAATATGTGGGAGCCAGTGTGCATGAACTTGTAGATGTGCAGGGGAAGATAGGATACATAAATGCGGATATGGAACATTATGTATCTCAAAGTATCAGCCAATTTGCTGAAAGGCAGAATTATTATACATCAGTAGAAGCAAAAAGACTATTGAGAGAACACGGATTAGTGAATAATAAAGAAATAAGATACCACCTGACTATAAAACCTTTAAAGCTGTTCTGGAAAACATATGTTAAAAAACAGGGCTTTCGCGACGGTGTGCACGGCCTTATCTA